One window of the Lytechinus pictus isolate F3 Inbred chromosome 5, Lp3.0, whole genome shotgun sequence genome contains the following:
- the LOC129261075 gene encoding cGMP-dependent 3',5'-cyclic phosphodiesterase-like yields MQEARNLTQAERCSLFLVENDELVAKVFDGQLESGEVRIPITHGIAGHVASTGNILNIKDAYSHPLFYRGVDDSTGFRTRNILCFPIRDGPTVVGIAELCNKINGLFFTKHDEDVASAFSIYCGISIVHSLLYKKMKDAQYRSTLANELMMYHMEVGEDETKVLLSSDIPSIKAFSPRISNFTYSPRSIPDSETLKACMCMFEDMGMINRWRINRRTLAKFCMLVKRGYRDPPYHNWYHAFTVGHFCYLLYKNLDSLNVLTEMEVFGLFVACLCHDLDHRGTNNSFQVHSQSVLAALYSSEGSVMERHHFAQAMCILNTEGCNIFENLNRDEYQKALDLVQDIILATDLAHHLRIHKDLEKMAKDGYDVDNTEHHKLLLCMLMTCCDLSDQTKNWSWTKKIAELIYHEFFSQGDLEKAMGLETPEMFDREKACIPELQIGFLDHIALPLYRVLGQVLPRTKTVVDAVETNRVMWTKLRDETKQRRLSSTNSLDFFHIQFKSELNGDKMAEEDEDREETEAKAQGEDKIDHNDNHK; encoded by the exons ATGCAAGAAGCAAGGAACTTAACTCAGGCTGAAAG ATGTTCCCTGTTTCTTGTGGAAAATGATGAGCTCGTAGCCAAAGTATTTGATGGCCAGCTG GAATCTGGTGAAGTGAGGATTCCTATCACACATGGCATTGCTGGTCATGTCGCTAGTACAG GTAACATCTTGAACATCAAGGATGCATACTCTCACCCTTTATTCTATCGAGGAGTAGATGATAGTACAGGATTTAGGACCAGGAATATCCTGTGTTTCCCTATCAGAGATGGACCAA CTGTGGTTGGAATTGCTGAACTATGCAATAAAATCAATG GTCTGTTCTTCACAAAACATGATGAAGATGTGGCATCAGCATTTTCCATCTACTGTGGAATCAGTATTGTACAT AGTTTGCTATACAAGAAGATGAAGGATGCTCAATACCGCAGCACACTAGCCAATGAGCTTATGATGTATCATATGGAG GTTGGAGAAGATGAGACCAAGGTACTTCTCAGCAGTGACATACCCTCAATCAAAGCCTTCAGTCCAAGGATATCAAACTTCACATACTCCCCTCGTAGTATCCCAGACTCAGAAACACTTAAG GCATGCATGTGTATGTTTGAGGACATGGGTATGATCAACCGCTGGCGCATCAACAGGAGAACCTTAGCCAAGTTCTGTATGCTGGTAAAAAGAGGCTACAGGGATCCTCCTTACCATAACTGGTACCATGCCTTTACCGTCGGTCACTTCTGCTACCTTCTCTACAAGAATCTAGACTCCCTCAATGTCCTCAC TGAGATGGAGGTGTTTGGATTATTTGTAGCCTGTCTATGTCATGACTTAGACCACAGAGGAACAAACAACAGCTTCCAAGTTCATTCA cAATCAGTACTTGCAGCTTTGTATAGCTCAGAAGGATCAGTTATGGAGAGGCATCATTTTGCACAGGCCATGTGTATCTTGAACACAGAGGGATGTAACATCTTTGAGAACCTTAACAGAGAC GAATACCAGAAGGCTCTAGACCTGGTCCAGGACATCATCCTAGCTACAGACCTGGCCCATCATCTCAGGATCCATAAAGACTTAGAGAAGATGGCTAAGGATGGGTATGATGTTGACAATACAGAACATCACAAGCTTCTACTCTGCATGCTGATGACATGCTGTGACCTTTCAGACCAGACCAAGAACTGGTCCTGGACTAAGAAGATTGCT GAGCTGATCTATCATGAGTTCTTCAGTCAAGGTGACCTTGAGAAGGCCATGGGATTGGAAACGCCAGAGATGTTTGATAGAGAGAAGGCTTGTATTCCAGAGCTACAGATAGGATTCCTTGATCATATAGCCCTACCTCTCTACAG GGTACTTGGTCAGGTGTTACCCAGGACTAAGACAGTGGTGGATGCAGTGGAGACCAATCGAGTGATGTGGACTAAGCTAAGAGACGAGACCAAACAAAGACGGCTTAGCAGCACCAACTCACTAGACTTTTTCCATATTCAGTTCAAGAGTGAGCTCAATGGAGACAAGATGGCTGAGGAGGACGAAGACAGGGAAGAGACAGAAGCTAAGGCACAGGGTGAAGATAAGATTGATCACAACGATAATCATAAGTGA